The DNA segment GGGAGCGTTGCGGTGAGCAGTTCGGGGGCCGCCGTGATCGCGGCGGTCGTGGCCCACGAGGTCAGGGCGAGCGGCGGGGTCGCGCTGAGCGGGCGTATCAGCGGGGACATGGCGGCCGCGCCGGCCACCACGGGCGCGGCGAGGGTGTGTATGTCCGCGTCGGCGTGCTGGGCCGGCATCCCGGGCAGGAGGGGAGCCGCGACCTCGGTCGGGGCCGCGGGGGTGTCGGGCGTCTGCGCACCCTGTCCCTGTGCGAGCAGGGGGCCCAGGGCACGGCGGCGCTGGCTCTCCGGTGCTGCCGCGGCGCCCGTGCCCTGGGTCCGCGTCGGCGTCACGTTGCTGCCGGTCCCCGAGCCGCTGCGCGCTTCCGCGTCGGTCGGCGCGCTGGTCGTGACGCCGCCCAGCGAGATGGCCGCCAGCGACACCGCGCCCGCCGCGACCAACGCGAACCTCATCCGGGAGGACGCGCGGTCGGCGTCATGGCGGCCCACGGGGTGGGTGCGGAAGCCACGGTCGGAGACGGGAAGCGCCGGGACGGCGTGCGAACGCGACGGGACGTAGCCGAACTCGAAGCGGTCGTCCTGCTTCACTCCGAAGACCCCGGCGCCGGGCCGTCCGGACAGGCCGCCGAATCCTCCCCCGCCAAGCGGCGAGCCGCCGCCGTCCAGGTCACCTCCCCCGGGGAGGCCCTGAAGACGGGCCAGGAAACTCTCGGAGGGAGGCGGCGGGGCCGCCTCCGCGAAGACGTTCTTCAGTCGGCGCTGGGCGTCGGCCTCCGACTTGCACCTGGCGCAGGTCGCCAGGTGGGCCAGGACACGCTCGCGCGTCTCATGACCGAGCTCTCCGTCGACGAGGGCGGAGAGTCGGTCGCCAAGGTGCTGCTCGGCGAGGAGCCGTTCGGCGGGGTTGGGTCGGGTGCCACTCACGCGGTCGCGCCCCCTCCCCCCAGTGCAGGCACACGCGGCACGAAGGAGCGGCGCTCGGCACGCGCCTCCGGCGAACGGTGCGCGAGGGCCTTGCGCAGCTGGGAACGGCCGCGGTGGATACGGGACCGGACGGTGCCGAGCTTGACACCGAGGGTCGCGGCGATCTCCTCGTACGACAGTCCTTCGATGTCGCACAGGACGACCGCGGCGCGGAACTCGGGCGCAAGCGTGTCGAGGGCCTGCTGGACGTCGGCGTCGAAGTGCGCGTCGTTGAAGACCTGCTGGGGCGTGGGCTCCTTGCTGGGCAGCCGCTCGGCGGCGTCGTCGCCCAGCGCGTCGAAGCGGATGCGCTGCTTACGACGGACCATGTCCAGGAAGAGGTTGGTGGTGATGCGGTGCAGCCAGCCCTCGAAGGTGCCCGGCGTGTACGTCGACAGGGAGCGGAAGACGCGGACGAAGACCTCCTGCGTCAGGTCCTCGGCGTCGTGCTGGTTGCCGGTGAGGCGGTACGCCAGGCGGTAGACACGGCCGCTGTGCGTGCTGACGATCTCCTCCCAGGTGGGCGGAGTCCACGCCTGCCCGTCCGCGTCGGTGGAGAAGGTCGCGGTCTGGGCATGGTCGGCGGCGTGGCTGTGGTCAGCGGTGTCGTTCACGGATTTCGGCCTACCTGCCGATCCGAGAAAGCGCCGGAGCACTCCTCCCCGATCCACAGGCGCAGCCGCACCTCCCCTATCGGCTCTGGTGGTGTCCAGTGGAGCCCCTACCATAGCCACCTCGCCCGTTAGCTCCGGATAAGCGGTTTTACGAGAATTTGATCTGGGCTGGCACGGCTGGTGCGCCTGCGTCAGCACTTGCTCTCGGCCCTGCTCGTCGTCGTGATCCAACTGTGTCCCCCCGCTCGTCTTCCCACCCCTCTAAACGCCTGGTCCCATCTGCGGGTTCCCGGCCGCAACGGATACAGTCACGCCCAGGCAACCACGGGGACAGGAGAGGGTCATTACCGGCAACCGGCAGACGAGCTGGGCGTTCGCCGACGCCTACGTCGCCGAGGACGAAGTCCTGCGCTGGGCCCGTGACCGGGCCCGTGAAGCGGGGCTGCGCTCGGTGTCGCCCGGCACGGGTGCCGCGCTGCGGATGCTCGCCGCCACCGTGGAGGCCAAGGCGGTCGCGGAGATCGGCACCGGTACCGGCGTCTCCGGAATCCACCTCCTGCACGGAATGCGTCCGGACGGCGTGCTGACCACGGTCGACCCCGAGCCCGAGCACCAGCAGTTCGCCCGCCAGGCCTTCCGGGCCGCGGGCTTCGCGAGCAACCGCGCCCGCTTCATCCCGGGCCGTGCCCTGGACGTCCTGCCTCGCCTCGCCGACGCCGGTTACGACCTCGTCTTCTGTGACGGCGACCGGCTGGAGTTCCTCGACTATCTCGCTGAATCGTTGCGCCTGCTGCGTGCGGGCGGCCTCGTCGTGTTCGAGGGCGTGTTCGCGAACGGCCGCACGGTCGA comes from the Streptomyces sp. NBC_00443 genome and includes:
- a CDS encoding anti-sigma factor family protein; amino-acid sequence: MSGTRPNPAERLLAEQHLGDRLSALVDGELGHETRERVLAHLATCARCKSEADAQRRLKNVFAEAAPPPPSESFLARLQGLPGGGDLDGGGSPLGGGGFGGLSGRPGAGVFGVKQDDRFEFGYVPSRSHAVPALPVSDRGFRTHPVGRHDADRASSRMRFALVAAGAVSLAAISLGGVTTSAPTDAEARSGSGTGSNVTPTRTQGTGAAAAPESQRRRALGPLLAQGQGAQTPDTPAAPTEVAAPLLPGMPAQHADADIHTLAAPVVAGAAAMSPLIRPLSATPPLALTSWATTAAITAAPELLTATLPDVTSSPSAPPATGR
- a CDS encoding O-methyltransferase encodes the protein MCGFPAATDTVTPRQPRGQERVITGNRQTSWAFADAYVAEDEVLRWARDRAREAGLRSVSPGTGAALRMLAATVEAKAVAEIGTGTGVSGIHLLHGMRPDGVLTTVDPEPEHQQFARQAFRAAGFASNRARFIPGRALDVLPRLADAGYDLVFCDGDRLEFLDYLAESLRLLRAGGLVVFEGVFANGRTVDSGPQPTEVIRIRELLRAVRESQELVPSLLPVGDGLLCAVKR
- the sigE gene encoding RNA polymerase sigma factor SigE, yielding MLRRFLGSAGRPKSVNDTADHSHAADHAQTATFSTDADGQAWTPPTWEEIVSTHSGRVYRLAYRLTGNQHDAEDLTQEVFVRVFRSLSTYTPGTFEGWLHRITTNLFLDMVRRKQRIRFDALGDDAAERLPSKEPTPQQVFNDAHFDADVQQALDTLAPEFRAAVVLCDIEGLSYEEIAATLGVKLGTVRSRIHRGRSQLRKALAHRSPEARAERRSFVPRVPALGGGGATA